One region of Mycolicibacterium lutetiense genomic DNA includes:
- a CDS encoding DUF3017 domain-containing protein yields MTVNEFVRKVFAGQWPILVVGLFFIAAFALVAAGYWRRGALVIGIGVGAAAALRLALTDDRAGLLVVRSRTIDFTTTATVSAIVLYIAWTIDPLGTS; encoded by the coding sequence GTGACGGTGAATGAGTTCGTCCGCAAGGTGTTCGCCGGACAGTGGCCGATCCTGGTGGTCGGGCTGTTCTTCATTGCGGCGTTCGCCTTGGTGGCGGCGGGCTATTGGCGCCGCGGCGCGCTGGTCATCGGGATCGGCGTGGGCGCTGCGGCCGCGCTGCGGCTGGCCCTGACCGATGACCGGGCCGGGCTCCTGGTGGTGCGTTCGCGGACCATCGACTTCACGACCACCGCGACGGTGAGTGCCATCGTGCTCTACATCGCCTGGACCATCGACCCGCTGGGCACCTCGTAA
- a CDS encoding bifunctional methylenetetrahydrofolate dehydrogenase/methenyltetrahydrofolate cyclohydrolase — protein sequence MGAIVLDGKATRDEIFVDLKQRVAKLTEAGRTPGLGTVLVGDDPGSQAYVRGKHADCAKVGITSIRRDLPADITQAQLDETIDELNANPECTGYIVQLPLPKHLDENAALERIDPAKDADGLHPTNLGRLVLGKEAPLPCTPRGIVHLLRRFDVPIAGAHVVVIGRGVTVGRPMGLLLTRRSENATVTLCHTGTRDLPSLTRQADIIIAAVGVPHMVTADMVKPGAAVVDVGVSRVDGKLTGDVAPDVWDVAGHVSPNPGGVGPLTRAFLLSNVVELEESKLA from the coding sequence GTGGGTGCGATTGTGTTGGACGGTAAGGCCACGCGTGACGAGATCTTCGTGGATCTCAAGCAGCGCGTCGCGAAGTTGACCGAAGCGGGCCGCACGCCCGGGCTCGGGACCGTGTTGGTCGGTGACGACCCCGGTTCGCAGGCCTACGTGCGCGGCAAGCATGCCGACTGCGCCAAGGTCGGGATCACCTCCATCCGCCGTGACCTGCCTGCCGATATCACCCAGGCTCAGCTCGATGAGACCATCGACGAGCTCAATGCCAACCCGGAGTGCACGGGCTACATCGTGCAGCTGCCGCTGCCCAAGCATCTCGACGAGAACGCCGCACTGGAGCGCATCGACCCGGCCAAGGACGCCGACGGTCTGCATCCGACCAACCTCGGCCGGCTCGTGCTCGGTAAAGAGGCACCGCTGCCGTGTACTCCCCGTGGGATCGTGCACCTGTTGCGCCGGTTCGACGTGCCGATCGCGGGGGCGCACGTCGTGGTGATCGGGCGCGGGGTCACCGTCGGCCGGCCGATGGGCCTGCTGCTGACCCGACGATCGGAGAACGCCACGGTGACGCTGTGCCACACGGGCACCCGCGATCTGCCGAGTCTGACGCGGCAGGCCGACATCATCATCGCCGCGGTCGGGGTGCCGCACATGGTGACCGCCGACATGGTCAAGCCCGGCGCGGCCGTCGTCGACGTCGGCGTCAGCCGGGTGGACGGCAAGCTCACCGGTGACGTTGCGCCCGATGTCTGGGACGTGGCCGGGCACGTGTCGCCCAACCCGGGCGGGGTGGGTCCGTTGACGCGGGCGTTCCTGCTGAGCAATGTCGTCGAGCTCGAAGAGTCGAAACTGGCGTGA
- a CDS encoding NADH:flavin oxidoreductase: protein MNTQPNVFTDVFSEAKLGPLTLRNRIIKAATFEASTPDALVTDDLINYHRLPAAGGVGMTTVAYCAVSQGGRTDGWQIWMRPEAVPGLTRLTDTVHAEGAAISAQIGHAGPVANSRTNKAKALAPVRFFNPLSMRFAKKATIDDIRDVTEAHANAARLAIDSGFDAVEVHLGHNYLASSFLSPLINRRTDEFGGSLENRAKVARGVVRAVRDAVDKHGDRKIAVIAKLNMSDGIRGGIPMDESLQTAKWLEEDGGLDAIELTAGSSLVNPMYLFRGGAPVKEFAANFKPPISWGIRMSGNKFFREYPYHEAYLMRDAEKFRAELTMPIILLGGITNRETMDRAMAAGFEFIAMGRALLAEPDLLNRIQAEETKGSVKSLCTHCNECMPTIYSHTHCVVTGAPDTLVK from the coding sequence ATGAACACCCAGCCCAATGTGTTCACTGATGTATTCAGTGAGGCCAAACTCGGCCCCTTGACGCTGCGTAACCGCATCATCAAGGCCGCCACCTTCGAAGCTTCGACCCCTGATGCGCTGGTCACCGATGATTTGATCAACTACCACCGGCTGCCCGCGGCCGGCGGTGTCGGCATGACCACCGTCGCGTACTGCGCGGTGTCCCAGGGTGGCCGCACCGACGGTTGGCAGATCTGGATGCGGCCCGAGGCGGTGCCCGGGCTGACCAGACTGACCGACACCGTCCACGCCGAGGGCGCTGCCATCAGCGCCCAGATCGGCCATGCCGGCCCGGTGGCCAATTCGCGCACCAACAAGGCCAAGGCGCTGGCCCCCGTGCGGTTCTTCAACCCGCTGTCGATGCGGTTCGCCAAGAAGGCCACTATCGACGACATCCGCGACGTCACCGAAGCCCACGCCAACGCCGCGCGGCTGGCCATCGACTCGGGATTCGACGCCGTCGAGGTGCACCTCGGCCACAACTACCTGGCCAGCTCGTTCCTGTCCCCGCTGATCAACCGCCGCACCGACGAATTCGGCGGGTCCTTGGAGAACCGGGCGAAGGTGGCCCGAGGCGTGGTGCGGGCGGTGCGTGACGCCGTCGACAAGCACGGCGACCGCAAGATCGCCGTCATCGCCAAGCTCAACATGAGCGACGGTATCCGCGGCGGTATCCCGATGGATGAGTCGCTGCAGACCGCCAAGTGGCTCGAGGAAGACGGTGGCCTGGACGCCATCGAACTCACCGCAGGCAGCTCGCTGGTCAACCCGATGTACCTGTTCCGCGGCGGCGCGCCGGTCAAGGAATTCGCCGCGAACTTCAAACCCCCGATCAGCTGGGGCATCCGGATGAGCGGCAACAAGTTCTTCCGCGAATACCCGTACCACGAGGCATATCTGATGCGCGACGCCGAGAAGTTCCGCGCCGAGCTGACCATGCCGATCATCCTGCTGGGCGGTATCACCAACCGCGAGACCATGGACCGGGCGATGGCGGCAGGCTTCGAGTTCATCGCGATGGGCCGGGCGCTACTCGCCGAGCCGGATCTGCTCAACCGGATCCAGGCCGAGGAAACCAAGGGTTCGGTCAAATCGCTGTGCACGCACTGCAACGAGTGCATGCCGACCATCTACAGCCACACCCATTGCGTGGTGACGGGAGCGCCCGACACACTCGTGAAGTGA
- a CDS encoding diphosphate--fructose-6-phosphate 1-phosphotransferase gives MVTYRYVRVGLVALVVFLLTSLALTWAHTCPQGSISAFFYTRTHAVFLASLCAIGICLIAYKGSRVGEDALLNYSGFMAFIVALVPTGSDDLCRPWLPTVSDPFGGVANNVAALFVAVAVGTGMYLALDRWRRPQRAPVPSAPSCAEAATLWKTVATALLRVEKWLPTALLIIAIAGAPLMLWDWFAEHAHVIAAVAMFLAITLVAVYHACYARAAVRRHLARFYATIAALMLVTVVAGIVLLVLGWHFGVIATELTLIVLFAVFWAVQTWDVWDAQDRYPEEAVPTLANTPTQPV, from the coding sequence ATGGTGACCTACCGCTACGTGCGGGTCGGGCTGGTCGCGCTGGTGGTGTTCCTGCTGACCTCGCTGGCATTGACCTGGGCGCACACCTGCCCGCAGGGGTCGATCAGCGCGTTCTTCTACACCCGCACCCACGCGGTGTTCCTGGCTTCCCTGTGCGCGATCGGCATCTGCCTGATCGCCTACAAGGGCAGCCGGGTGGGCGAGGACGCGCTGCTGAACTACTCCGGGTTCATGGCCTTCATCGTCGCCCTGGTGCCCACCGGTTCCGACGACCTGTGCCGGCCATGGCTTCCCACGGTGAGCGACCCGTTCGGGGGTGTCGCCAACAACGTCGCCGCACTGTTCGTGGCCGTCGCCGTCGGCACCGGCATGTACCTGGCGCTGGACCGCTGGCGGCGCCCGCAGCGGGCCCCGGTGCCCTCCGCCCCGTCCTGCGCTGAGGCCGCCACCCTGTGGAAGACTGTCGCCACCGCGCTTCTTCGGGTCGAAAAATGGCTCCCGACAGCATTATTGATCATCGCTATCGCCGGCGCCCCGCTGATGTTGTGGGACTGGTTCGCCGAACATGCGCACGTCATCGCCGCGGTGGCGATGTTCCTGGCCATCACGCTCGTCGCGGTCTACCACGCGTGCTACGCACGTGCCGCCGTGCGCCGACACCTGGCCCGGTTCTACGCCACCATCGCGGCGCTCATGCTCGTCACCGTCGTGGCCGGCATCGTGCTGCTGGTCCTGGGGTGGCACTTCGGTGTCATCGCCACCGAACTCACCCTGATTGTGCTGTTTGCGGTGTTCTGGGCCGTGCAGACCTGGGACGTCTGGGACGCCCAGGACCGCTACCCGGAAGAAGCCGTGCCGACCCTGGCCAATACGCCGACTCAGCCGGTGTAG
- a CDS encoding outer membrane protein assembly factor BamB family protein yields the protein MSSEGVQKAAVRVLGVLRQVGTVLAGAAVVWLVWAVALGAWARLIAPRSAGESGWYVFGLHRWGDALPNRMVLAVTVIALVLLAAMAYSVWRGRTDRDLAATPVGAAGVAAILVIAYVSQGIPAFYRKVMDSAPVTTALPLGAAAWCLCLAGAVAAFLAARAFPRLERGSVKLLAIGAAIAVVVAAVVTVGALRAGDDGRFVDATTAPATDVPAVPAGLGKRTFTVSVPDAFGDQRLPVYDMDSAGAGFAVYRDGRITAYGSDGKERWHYARTGPGDVGVEAMRVVDNGATVLAFVGGGLVGLDAVTGEYLWASDDAGLQEAARGRLRSATGPFIVGWDDQHTWTRYDSRTGHALWSVPAPHPGCGIVEPVVTASGVVSTVQCQDGKVWLSVLDPETGEIGWDTVLSERKIDPAVPIEQRYVQLGSKPANGIGVVISLQGAGAPDAARYADIVHRTVTELPADGRFAESYGPSDDFVVWFLTDRTTRLTLFGSDGRQRCQVPDGVEAVRTNVPSRRVDQPAYVAFPDTLVLADRGVRGTPGSLRTFDARTCAQTATAPAESVEGLVPAPGAVLVLRRDGQTLQIDGYTG from the coding sequence ATGAGTTCTGAAGGGGTGCAGAAGGCCGCCGTCCGGGTCCTCGGCGTGCTGCGCCAGGTGGGCACGGTGCTGGCCGGTGCGGCGGTGGTCTGGTTGGTGTGGGCCGTGGCGTTGGGCGCCTGGGCGCGGCTGATTGCACCGCGCAGTGCAGGTGAAAGCGGCTGGTACGTCTTCGGCCTGCACCGCTGGGGCGACGCGTTGCCGAATCGGATGGTGCTGGCGGTGACGGTGATCGCGCTGGTGCTGCTCGCGGCGATGGCGTACAGCGTGTGGCGCGGACGTACGGACCGTGACCTTGCCGCTACCCCGGTCGGCGCGGCGGGCGTGGCGGCGATACTGGTCATCGCCTACGTCAGTCAGGGCATCCCGGCGTTCTATCGCAAGGTGATGGACAGCGCCCCGGTCACCACGGCATTGCCGCTCGGTGCGGCGGCGTGGTGCTTGTGTCTGGCTGGTGCAGTGGCGGCGTTCCTGGCGGCACGCGCCTTCCCGCGCTTGGAACGCGGCTCGGTGAAGTTGCTGGCGATCGGTGCAGCGATCGCCGTCGTCGTTGCCGCGGTGGTGACCGTGGGCGCGTTGCGGGCGGGTGACGACGGGCGCTTCGTGGACGCGACGACGGCGCCGGCTACCGATGTGCCCGCAGTACCCGCCGGGCTGGGGAAGCGGACGTTCACCGTGTCGGTGCCCGATGCCTTCGGTGATCAACGTTTGCCGGTCTATGACATGGACTCTGCGGGGGCCGGTTTCGCGGTGTATCGCGACGGCCGCATCACGGCCTACGGTTCTGACGGCAAGGAGCGCTGGCACTACGCGCGTACCGGCCCCGGTGATGTGGGCGTCGAAGCGATGCGGGTGGTCGACAACGGCGCCACGGTGCTGGCGTTCGTCGGCGGCGGCCTGGTCGGCTTGGATGCGGTCACCGGCGAATACCTGTGGGCCAGTGACGATGCGGGCTTGCAGGAGGCGGCCCGCGGACGTCTACGTTCTGCGACCGGTCCGTTCATCGTGGGGTGGGATGACCAGCACACCTGGACCCGGTATGACAGCCGGACCGGACATGCGTTGTGGAGTGTGCCCGCACCTCATCCCGGTTGCGGCATTGTCGAACCCGTGGTGACCGCCTCCGGCGTGGTGTCCACGGTCCAGTGTCAGGACGGCAAGGTCTGGTTGAGTGTCCTCGATCCCGAAACAGGGGAAATCGGTTGGGACACAGTTCTGTCGGAGAGGAAGATCGACCCGGCGGTGCCGATCGAACAGCGGTACGTCCAACTCGGGTCCAAGCCGGCCAACGGCATCGGGGTCGTCATCTCGCTGCAGGGCGCCGGTGCGCCCGACGCCGCCAGGTATGCCGACATCGTTCACCGCACCGTCACCGAATTACCGGCAGATGGCCGCTTCGCCGAATCATACGGTCCCAGTGATGATTTCGTGGTGTGGTTTCTGACTGACCGGACCACCCGGCTGACCCTGTTCGGGTCGGACGGCCGTCAACGGTGCCAGGTTCCCGACGGCGTCGAGGCGGTTCGGACGAACGTGCCGAGCCGACGAGTCGACCAGCCTGCCTACGTCGCGTTCCCCGACACTCTGGTCCTTGCCGACCGCGGCGTCCGGGGCACGCCGGGATCGCTGCGCACGTTCGACGCGAGGACGTGCGCGCAGACCGCGACGGCGCCTGCGGAATCGGTGGAGGGGCTCGTTCCGGCGCCGGGTGCGGTGTTGGTGCTACGGCGCGACGGGCAGACGCTGCAGATCGACGGCTACACCGGCTGA
- a CDS encoding FHA domain-containing protein, giving the protein MSPALTVRYDGSTRTFAPGNDVVIGRDLRADVRIAHPLISRAHVVLRFDQGRWVAIDNGSLNGMYANGRRVPTLDIHDGQVVNIGNPDGPQLTFEVGRHQGAVGRTPTAAVPIANRPSGAWPTQPAAPGRQQYGQPPAAQRPGYSSGPQPRYPTPPTGYPSGPQGGYPSGPQSGYPQGPSTYQPPPVRNSNPAQSSSQAPTTMGPAATSDRGSSEPAGNIATSMLKILRPGRTTPAPAGAVKIGRNTDNDIVIPDVLASRHHATLIPLPGGTEIRDERSINGTFLNGTRVESAVLHDGDVITIGNVDLVFTGGTLVRRSETEADTRTGGLEVRGLTWTIEGNKTLLDNISVDARPGTLTAVIGPSGAGKSTFAKQVAGYTHPTSGTVTFEGHDVHAEYASLRSRIGMVPQDDVVHGQLTVRQALMFAAELRLPPDTTKEDREQVVMQVLEELEMTKHLDTRVDKLSGGQRKRASVALELLTGPSLLILDEPTSGLDPALDRQVMTMLRQLADAGRVVLVVTHSLTYLDVCDQVLLLAPGGKTAFCGSPDQIGPELGTTNWADIFSTVASDPAEAGRRYLARTGPAPEAAASSNQPGDLGAPAKTSLLRQFSTIARRQMRLIISDRGYFIFLALLPFIMGVLSLSVPGTDGFGVPNPMGDAPNEPGQILVLLNVGAIFMGTALTIRDLIGERAIFLREQAVGLSTTAYLLAKVCVYSVFAIVQSAIVTGITLAGKGWGEGAVEHGVFIPNRSLELFFSMAATTVTAAMVGLALSALAKSNEQIMPLLVVAIMSQLVFSGGMIPVTGRVGLDQLSWITPARWGFASSASTVDLIRLVPGPLTPKDAHWEHTTSAWLFDMGMLVALSLFYVSFVRWKIRLKAG; this is encoded by the coding sequence ATGAGCCCTGCGCTGACCGTTCGTTACGACGGGTCGACCCGTACCTTTGCCCCAGGCAACGATGTCGTCATCGGCCGAGACCTCCGCGCCGACGTCCGCATCGCCCACCCGCTGATCTCGCGTGCCCACGTCGTGCTGCGTTTCGACCAAGGCCGATGGGTCGCGATCGACAACGGCAGCCTCAACGGCATGTACGCCAACGGCCGCCGGGTGCCCACGCTCGACATCCATGACGGCCAGGTCGTCAACATCGGCAACCCGGACGGCCCGCAGCTGACGTTCGAGGTCGGCCGGCATCAGGGAGCAGTCGGTCGCACCCCGACCGCGGCGGTGCCGATCGCGAATCGGCCCAGTGGCGCCTGGCCCACCCAGCCCGCCGCCCCCGGCCGGCAGCAGTACGGTCAGCCGCCCGCGGCCCAGCGCCCCGGCTACTCGTCCGGCCCGCAACCGCGCTACCCGACACCGCCCACCGGATATCCCAGCGGTCCGCAGGGCGGCTACCCGAGCGGCCCGCAGAGCGGGTATCCCCAGGGGCCATCGACCTATCAGCCCCCACCGGTACGCAACTCGAACCCGGCTCAGTCCTCGTCGCAGGCGCCCACCACGATGGGCCCGGCCGCCACCTCGGACCGCGGTAGCAGTGAGCCCGCCGGCAACATCGCCACCAGCATGCTCAAGATCCTGCGGCCGGGTCGCACCACCCCGGCGCCGGCAGGTGCGGTGAAGATCGGTCGCAACACCGACAACGACATCGTCATCCCCGACGTGCTGGCCTCGCGGCATCACGCCACCTTGATCCCGCTGCCCGGCGGCACCGAGATCCGCGACGAGCGCAGCATCAACGGCACGTTCCTCAACGGCACACGGGTCGAGTCGGCGGTCCTGCACGACGGGGACGTCATCACCATCGGCAACGTCGACCTGGTGTTCACCGGCGGCACCCTCGTGCGCCGCAGCGAAACCGAAGCCGACACCCGCACCGGCGGCCTCGAAGTGCGTGGCCTGACCTGGACCATCGAGGGCAACAAGACGCTGCTCGACAACATCTCCGTCGACGCCCGGCCCGGCACACTCACCGCGGTGATCGGCCCCTCGGGTGCGGGCAAGTCGACGTTCGCCAAGCAGGTCGCCGGCTACACACATCCGACCAGCGGCACCGTCACCTTCGAGGGCCACGACGTCCACGCCGAGTACGCCTCGCTGCGCTCCCGGATCGGCATGGTCCCGCAGGACGACGTGGTGCACGGTCAGCTGACCGTCCGCCAGGCCCTGATGTTCGCCGCCGAGCTGCGGCTGCCGCCGGACACCACCAAGGAAGACCGCGAACAGGTCGTCATGCAGGTGCTCGAGGAACTCGAGATGACCAAGCACCTCGACACTCGCGTCGACAAGCTGTCCGGCGGGCAGCGCAAGCGCGCCTCGGTCGCACTCGAACTGCTGACCGGCCCGTCGCTGCTGATCCTCGACGAGCCCACCTCCGGCCTCGACCCCGCGCTGGACCGGCAGGTGATGACCATGCTGCGCCAGCTGGCCGACGCCGGCCGCGTGGTGCTCGTCGTCACGCACTCGCTGACCTACCTGGATGTCTGTGATCAGGTGCTATTGCTGGCGCCCGGCGGTAAGACCGCATTCTGCGGGTCGCCCGATCAGATCGGCCCGGAGCTCGGCACCACCAACTGGGCCGACATCTTCAGCACCGTCGCGAGCGATCCGGCCGAGGCCGGCCGGCGCTACCTGGCCCGCACCGGCCCGGCCCCGGAGGCCGCGGCATCGTCGAACCAACCCGGGGACCTGGGTGCACCGGCCAAGACGAGCCTGCTGCGGCAGTTCTCCACGATCGCCCGCCGGCAGATGCGGCTGATCATCTCCGACCGCGGCTACTTCATCTTCCTGGCACTGCTGCCGTTCATAATGGGTGTGCTGTCCCTGTCGGTGCCCGGCACCGACGGCTTCGGCGTCCCCAACCCGATGGGCGATGCCCCCAATGAACCGGGCCAGATCCTGGTACTGCTCAACGTCGGTGCGATCTTCATGGGTACCGCCCTGACCATCCGCGACCTGATCGGTGAACGGGCGATCTTCCTCCGCGAGCAGGCGGTCGGGTTGTCCACCACGGCCTACCTGCTGGCCAAGGTGTGCGTGTACTCGGTGTTCGCCATCGTGCAGTCGGCGATCGTCACAGGCATCACGCTGGCGGGCAAGGGCTGGGGCGAAGGCGCGGTCGAGCACGGCGTGTTCATCCCCAACCGGTCACTGGAGCTGTTCTTCAGCATGGCCGCCACCACCGTCACCGCCGCCATGGTGGGCCTGGCGCTCTCGGCGCTGGCGAAATCCAACGAGCAGATCATGCCGCTCCTGGTCGTCGCGATCATGAGCCAGCTGGTGTTCTCCGGCGGCATGATCCCGGTGACCGGCCGCGTCGGCTTGGATCAGCTGTCCTGGATCACCCCGGCCCGGTGGGGTTTCGCCTCATCGGCGTCGACCGTAGATCTGATCCGGTTGGTCCCCGGCCCGCTGACACCCAAGGATGCGCACTGGGAGCACACCACCAGCGCCTGGCTCTTCGACATGGGCATGCTCGTCGCGCTGTCGTTGTTCTACGTCAGCTTCGTGCGCTGGAAGATCCGCCTCAAGGCCGGCTGA
- a CDS encoding pentapeptide repeat-containing protein: MVADETTWADREFTGVDFRAEEYDGALSRLRTERVVFTECNFSGVDMSESEHSGSAFRNCTFRRATLWHSTFTNCSLLGSVFTECRLRPIKIIESDLTLAVLGGCDLRGVDLSDCRLREASLVGADLRKAVLRQADLTGARVQDAKLDEADLRGARVDPTFWTTAKVRGAKIDIAQALAYSAAHGLDVHGG; the protein is encoded by the coding sequence GTGGTAGCTGACGAAACAACCTGGGCGGACAGGGAATTCACCGGGGTAGACTTCCGCGCCGAGGAATATGACGGAGCCCTGAGCCGGTTGCGCACTGAGCGCGTGGTGTTCACCGAGTGCAATTTCAGCGGCGTCGACATGTCCGAGTCCGAGCATTCCGGCTCGGCGTTCCGCAACTGTACGTTCCGCCGCGCCACGCTGTGGCACAGCACGTTCACCAACTGCAGCCTGCTGGGTTCGGTGTTCACCGAATGCCGGCTGCGGCCGATCAAGATCATCGAGTCGGATCTGACCCTGGCCGTGCTGGGTGGCTGCGATCTGCGGGGCGTCGACCTCTCGGACTGCCGGTTACGCGAGGCCAGCCTGGTCGGTGCGGACCTGCGCAAGGCGGTTCTGCGGCAGGCGGACCTGACCGGGGCGCGGGTACAGGACGCCAAGCTCGACGAGGCGGATCTGCGCGGCGCCCGCGTCGACCCCACCTTCTGGACCACTGCGAAGGTGCGCGGCGCCAAGATCGACATCGCCCAGGCGCTGGCCTACTCGGCCGCCCATGGCCTCGACGTCCACGGCGGGTAG
- a CDS encoding GTP-binding protein: MAYEPSEPRSASGGGARRGAASTKIVISGGFGVGKTTFVGAVSEIMPLRTEALVTNVSEGVDALDGTPDKRTTTVAMDFGRITLDEDLVLYLFGTPGQRRFWFMWDDLVRGAIGAIILVDVRRLQDSFAAVDFFEARKLPFIVAVNEFDDAPKHPTQAVRKALALPEHIPVVAVDARDRNSAKAALIAVTEYSLTTLSALPG; this comes from the coding sequence GTGGCCTACGAGCCCTCTGAACCCCGCTCGGCCTCCGGCGGCGGCGCCCGGCGTGGGGCCGCCTCGACGAAGATCGTCATATCTGGCGGGTTCGGCGTAGGGAAGACGACATTCGTCGGCGCGGTCTCCGAGATCATGCCGCTGCGCACAGAAGCGTTGGTCACCAACGTGTCCGAGGGTGTCGATGCCTTGGACGGCACCCCGGACAAGCGCACCACGACGGTCGCGATGGACTTCGGTCGGATCACGCTGGACGAGGATCTGGTGTTGTACCTGTTCGGCACCCCCGGGCAGCGACGGTTCTGGTTCATGTGGGACGACCTGGTGCGCGGTGCGATCGGTGCGATCATCCTGGTCGACGTCCGTCGCCTGCAGGACAGCTTCGCCGCGGTCGACTTCTTCGAGGCCCGCAAACTGCCGTTCATCGTCGCGGTGAACGAGTTCGACGACGCGCCAAAGCATCCCACCCAGGCGGTGCGCAAGGCCCTGGCGCTGCCGGAGCACATCCCGGTGGTCGCCGTGGATGCCCGTGACCGCAACTCGGCCAAGGCTGCGCTGATCGCGGTCACCGAGTACTCGTTGACCACGCTTTCCGCGTTGCCCGGCTGA
- a CDS encoding DUF742 domain-containing protein, with protein MDEPETTDRPSLVRPYTLTAGRTDSRVHLPLEAPVQKADTTREPRWTGHDVRAQIVELCTGTPSVAEIAAHLSLPLGVARVLIGDLVTQGYLRVEATLDDSASFDERRELIGRTLRGLRAL; from the coding sequence GTGGACGAACCGGAAACCACCGATCGACCGAGTTTGGTGCGGCCGTACACCCTGACGGCCGGCCGCACCGACTCTCGGGTGCATCTTCCGCTGGAAGCGCCGGTGCAAAAAGCCGACACGACACGTGAACCGCGCTGGACTGGGCACGATGTGCGCGCACAGATCGTAGAGTTGTGCACCGGCACTCCTTCGGTTGCCGAGATTGCCGCTCATTTATCTCTCCCGCTCGGCGTGGCGCGCGTGCTGATCGGGGACTTGGTGACGCAGGGTTATCTACGGGTGGAAGCCACCCTTGATGACTCGGCGAGCTTCGACGAACGCCGCGAATTGATTGGAAGGACCCTGCGTGGCCTACGAGCCCTCTGA
- a CDS encoding roadblock/LC7 domain-containing protein, with protein MTRPTQRDSLDWLVSKFAREVSGVSHAVLVSADGLLMAASEHMPLERADQLAAVASGLASLATGASQLFNGGHVMQSVVEMENGYLLLMRVGDGSNLATLTTPSCDIGQVGYEMAILVERVGAVVQSSRRTPQPS; from the coding sequence ATGACGCGTCCGACACAGCGCGACTCCCTGGACTGGCTCGTGTCCAAGTTCGCCCGCGAGGTATCCGGGGTGTCCCACGCGGTGCTGGTCTCGGCCGACGGACTGCTGATGGCTGCCAGCGAACACATGCCGCTCGAACGGGCCGATCAACTCGCGGCGGTCGCTTCCGGTCTGGCCAGCCTGGCCACCGGTGCCTCCCAGTTGTTCAACGGCGGTCATGTGATGCAGTCGGTGGTCGAGATGGAGAACGGTTACCTGCTGTTGATGCGGGTGGGCGACGGCTCCAATCTGGCGACGCTGACCACCCCGTCATGTGACATCGGGCAGGTCGGCTACGAGATGGCGATTCTGGTCGAGCGGGTCGGTGCGGTGGTGCAGTCTTCGCGCCGTACTCCGCAGCCGTCCTGA